From Aedes albopictus strain Foshan chromosome 1, AalbF5, whole genome shotgun sequence, one genomic window encodes:
- the LOC134285784 gene encoding uncharacterized protein LOC134285784, producing MTLTSIADPFVPYSMPFSQYQEQLEWIFKHNEFPEERYKTSFLAVCGKEIFTELKRLFPGKNFNDLTYKQMTDELKKRYDKNDSAVVHSYKFWTKRQGRNESLEDFVITVKNLAERCDFGEFKDRAIRDMLVIGVNDTQLQKRLCDEEDLSAAKAERLILNSEISASRTKQLNHDDDRRVSVVARLGYRSDVSRSRNRFRGRSRSFDRNRSFSSRSRSNGRQDSRYQSKRGARSGKPVYLCSFCRKTGHTRKFCYRLHGKSPSKSKASVKFIDSPKPSSSSKNSGLFKRLKKDLDNDSDYSDGMPCLMISSVNKISDPCYVEVLINRKRLTMEIDCGSAESVISEELYLRNFASCELQRCNKKLVVIDGNKLKVVGKICVDVQLAGNRKQLTMVVLRCNNDFIPLVGRKWLDEFYSGWRNTFTNPPLTVGNIDVADEQTVIDEVKNFSWGKDSVGA from the coding sequence ATGACTTTGACATCGATTGCTGATCCTTTCGTCCCTTACTCTATGCCATTCAGCCAGTACCAAGAACAGCTGgaatggattttcaagcacaacgAATTTCCGGAAGAGCGTTATAAAACGTCATTCCTGGCAGTCTGTGGAAAGGAAATTTTCACAGAACTGAAAAGACTGTTTCCAGGAAAGAATTTTAATGATCTAACGTACAAACAAATGACTGATGAACTGAAAAAGCGTTACGATAAGAACGATTCAGCTGTTGTGCATAGTTATAAATTTTGGACTAAAAGGCAAGGTAGGAATGAGTCGCTGGAGGATTTTGTGATTACAGTCAAGAATTTGGCTGAAAGATGCGATTTTGGAGAGTTTAAGGATAGGGCGATTCGTGACATGCTTGTCATTGGAGTGAACGACACTCAGTTACAGAAACGGTTGTGCGATGAAGAGGATTTGTCTGCAGCTAAAGCAGAGCGGTTGATTCTTAATTCAGAGATATCAGCCAGTAGGACGAAACAATTAAACCACGACGATGACAGGCGCGTTAGCGTAGTGGCCAGATTGGGTTACCGATCTGACGTTTCGCGGTCCAGAAACCGATTCCGGGGCCGCAGCCGCAGTTTTGATAGAAACCGATCTTTTTCGTCTAGGAGTAGAAGCAACGGTAGACAAGACAGTAGATACCAAAGCAAAAGAGGCGCAAGATCAGGTAAACCTGTTTACCTTTGTTCCTTTTGTAGAAAAACCGGACATACGAGGAAATTTTGTTATCGTTTGCATGGAAAAAGCCCGAGTAAGAGTAAAGCCAGTGTAAAATTCATAGATTCTCCAAAACCATCTTCCAGTTCCAAAAACTCAGGACTATTTAAGCGACTGAAGAAAGATTTAGACAATGATTCAGACTATTCTGATGGCATGCCTTGCCTCATGATCTCGTCAGTCAACAAAATCAGTGATCCCTGCTATGTGGAGGTTTTAATCAACAGAAAGCGTTTAACCATGGAGATCGATTGTGGGTCAGCGGAGAGCGTAATTTCAGAGGAGCtgtatttgagaaattttgcgaGCTGTGAACTGCAGCGTTGCAACAAGAAACTTGTTGTAATTGACGGTAACAAACTGAAGGTTGTTGGAAAAATTTGCGTTGATGTACAGCTCGCTGGAAACCGGAAACAACTGACCATGGTTGTTTTACGCTGCAATAACGATTTCATCCCGCTGGTAGGCCGAAAATGGTTGGACGAATTCTATTCCGGATGGCGAAACACTTTTACCAACCCTCCTTTGACAGTCGGGAACATTGACGTGGCTGACGAGCAAACAGTTATTGATGAAGTAAAGAATTTCTCTTGGGGGAAGGATAGTGTTGGCGCATAA